DNA from Nitriliruptor alkaliphilus DSM 45188:
GAGCTGCGCGGCGAGCTCGGGGTCCGGGCCCCGGACGTCACCCTCGGCGGGTCCCGGGACATCACCACGATCCCGGCTGCCATCCGGTGGGCCCTCGCCATCGCCTGGCGCCTGGTCGACGGACGCCGGCTCCGGCGTGAACTGTTCGGCGGGCGAGGGGGGATCTGCATCGTGCACGGCGACACGCCGTCGACGCTGCTGGCCACCCTCCTCGCCAGGCGTGCTGGCCTGGAGGTCGCCCACCTCGAGGCGGGGCTGCGCTCGCGGTCGGTGCTCGAGCCGTTCCCAGAGGAGCTCATCCGCCGGATCGTGATGCGCCTCGGTGCGGTGCTGTTCGCGCCCGACGACGTCGCGGCCGCCAACCTCCACCGCCGTGGGCTCGGCGGACGAACGGTGCGGACATCGGCCAACACCGTGGTCGACGCGCTGCGGTACTCGCTGGGCGACACGCCGGTCGCACCCACGGGTCCGGCCGTGGTCACCATGCACCGGGTCGAGAACCTGCACCGCGCCGAGCGGGTCCGCGGCTTCGTCGACCTGGTCGAGCGGCTGGCCGCGCGGGGGCCGGTCACCTTCGTGGTGCACGGTCCGACCGAGTCGACCATCGCGCCGCATCGTTCGCGCCTGGAGGCCGCGGGGGTCGAACTCGTGCCGCTGCTCGCCCACGCCCGCTTCACGCGGATGCTCGCGGCCGCGCCGCTGGTGGTCACCGACGGGGGCAGCATCCAGGAGGAGTGCGCCCTCCTCGGCGTCCCGACGCTCCTGTGGCGCGCGCAGACCGAGCGGCCCGACGGGCTCGGGGTCAACGTGGTGCTCGGTCGCTACGAGTCGGCGGTCCTCGACCGGTTCGTCGACGACCACGAGGCGCTGCGTCGCCCCCCGCTGACCGCCCAGGTGCACCCGTCGGCCGAGATCCTGACGACGCTCGAGGGGCGGCTCGCCGACCGCCGGTGAGTCGGCGCTGACGGCCGTCAGCCGACGCGGCTGACCCGGTCGTTGACGAGCTTGTCGAGCGCCCGGCGCAGGAGGCTGCCGAGCTGGGCCCGGGTGACCCCGGCCCGAGGCTCGAACCTGCCGTCCGCCCGGCCCTCGATGAAGCCGAGCTGGCTGCCGACCCGCACGTTGCGCTCGTGGACCCCGCCGACGTCGGGGAACCGGTTGCCGCTGACGCGCACGCTGCCTCGCGCCAGGTGCTCGTAGGTGCGCACCAGGAGGCTGGCGAACTGCTCGCGGGTCACCCGGTTCGCGGGCCGGTAGGTGCCGTCGTGGTAGCCACTGACGATGCCGAGCACGGCCAGGGCCTCGATGTTGTCACGGTGCACGTCACCGGCGAGGTCGCTGAACTGCCCCCTCCTCGGCACCGGCAGGTCCTCCGCGGTGCGCACCAGGTTGGCGAGGAAGGTCGCGACCTGCCCACGGGTGACGGTCTGCGCCGGCCCGTAGGTCCCGTCCCGGAACCCACCGGCGAGCCCGTGGTGGACGATGCAATCCACGTTCAGGGTGTGCACGTCGCTGCGGTGCAGGTCCGGGAACGGCGCGCGTGGCGCACCGCCTCGGCAGGCGCCGAGGTCGGCGCCGAGCGCCTGCATCGTCCCGGGCGCGCTGGCGAGTCCCGCGCGCGTCGTGCCACTCGGACGGCTGGTGTTGCCGAGGCTGCCGAAGGGGCGCGCCCCCTGCCGGACGGCTCGGGCGATCCTGGCACCGTCGCGGACGCCGGTCTCGCTGATCGCCAGGGCGACCGCACCGGTCACGGTGGGCGCCGCCTGCGAGGTCCCGTCGAGCTCGCCGTAGTGCCCCTCGGGCAGCGTGCTGAGGACGGCGACGCCGGGTGCGGCCACGTCGACCAGCGTCGTGGACACGTTCGCGAAGCAGGGCACCTCGCCACGGTTGTCGACGGCGGTGACGCTGATGACGTTCGGGGCGGTCGACGACGCCGGGTACTCCGGCATGTCGTCGAGTACGTGACGGACGCAGGTTTCGCGGTCTCGGTAGTAGCCGCTGTTGCCCGCCGCGACCACGACCGGGATCCTGGCGTCGCGGATCGTGCGCTCGAGGGCCGCGAGGGCACAGTTGCCCGACTCGCGCTGGCCGCAACGTTGGAGGTCCCGTTCGGTGACCCGACCCTCGACCCCCCACGAGGCGTTGATCACGTGGGCACCCGACTCGACCGCGTACTGCATCGCCCGGATGCCGTCGGAGACGGCGCCGTCGGTCCCACGGAGGAACTTGACGCTCATCAAACGCACCCGGGGGGCCACGCCGACGGTGCCCACGTCGTTCTCCGCGGCAGCGACCACACCGGCCACGTGGGTGCCGTGCGCGTCCTCGGTGGCGTCGGCGTACACCTGCCCCGAGGGGCCGTGCCCGGAGAAGTTGCACCCGTGGATGTCGCCTGTGCAGTTGAAGGACGAGGTCCCCGGCCGGGGGTTGCGCCACAGGTTCGGCTTCAGGTCCGGGTGGTGGATGTCCAGGCCGGTGTCGACGATCGCGACCACGACACCCGCCCGGCCGCGGCTGGCACGCCAGGCCGAGTGCGCACCGATGTCGATGTTCGCGCGGCCCCGTTGGAAGCTGAGGTCGGCGCCGCGGGCCTGCTGGCCGGTGTTGCGCCACCACCACTGATCGCCGCGGAGCGGGTCCGCAGCGGTGCGGAACGCGAGCTTGCGGTCCGGTTGTATCGAGGCGACCTCGGGCGCGGCCGCCAGGGTGGCGACGGTGCTCTCGGCGGTCGTCGGGTCCACCTCGAGGACCTGGACACCGAACCCGGCGACGACATCGTCGTGGCCCGCCGCACCCAGCACGCGCTCCATCCCCGCGTCGCTGGTGCCGGGCTGGAAGGTGACCAGCAACCGGTCGGCGACCGCCTCGCCGACCATCGCCGCATCGGCGCTCGGCGCGGCCGTGTCGAGCTCGGCCAACAAGGCTGACACCTGGGCGTCGACCGACGACGTTCCTGCGCCCGGGTCCGCCACCGCCGGAACGGCGTGGACCACGAGCGACACGGCGAGCAGGCTCGTGACTCCGAGCCGGAACCGACCTGCCAACCTGCTGACCCTCCCCCTCACGACGTCTCCTCCAGGAGCGCGTCGAGCAACCTGCCGTTGCCCCGCTCGCGAGCCACCAGCGCCGCCAGCTCGGCAGCCCGGTGATGGTCCCCGACGCGGAGCGCTTCCTCTGCATGCATCGGCACCACGCGCGTCAGCGGCACGCCGAGCTGCCACACCGTGCGCGGAGCGTCCGACGCGAGTTCGGCGACCTTCGACGAGTACGGCGCAGCGAGCACGGGCCGCCCCGCGAGCAGACCGGCGACCGCGGCGTGGAACCGCATCCCCAGCACCAGCCGCCCCCGGGCGACCTCGTCGAGGACGGTGTCGACGGTCGGGCGGACCGCGACGACGTCGACGCCGGTGACGCGGGCGGCGATGGCCTCGTGCAGCGGCCCGTCGCGGTCGGCCTGGAGGGCCACGAAGCGCAGCGACAGGCCGAGCGCACGGGCCAGGTCACCGAGCCTGGCCGCCAGCGCGGTCAGCTGCGCCGCGCTCGGCAGGCCCCGCTGCCAGTTCGAGGACGCCGGCCGCCAACCACCCCCGACGTTCCGCGGGCGCAGGCACACCACCAGCTCGTCGTGGGCGGGCTCGGTCGAGGGTGGCAGGGAGAAGGCGAGGTCCGCGGTCAGCCGCACGTGCCGACAACCGATGGTGCGCAGCTGCGAGGCGGTGAGCCGGTCGCGGGCACCGACGGGGACGGTCCGCAGCAGCGCGAGGACAGCGGCCTTCGAGGGAGCGTGCAGGGTCCCCCCACCGAGGCCCACCGCGACCACACGGGCGCCGGCGCCGCGTCCGACGGCCACGCGGGACAGGTGGTAGGGCACGTTCCATCGGCTGGACTCGTCCTGCAGCAACCCGCCGCCGCCGAGCACCAGCCGTCGGTCCGCCCGTGCGGCACGCCACCACGCGGGGGGATCGAGGTGAGGGAGCGCCTCGACGCCGTGCACCGCGGTGGTCGCAGCCGGATCGGTGGAGATGGCGGTCGGCTCGGCGCCACGGGCGCGCAGCTGCCTGGTCAGCGCCCGGAACAGCAGCTCGTCGCCCAGGTTGGTCGACCCGAGCCAGCCCGCGACCACCACGCCACGCCGACCGGCAGCGACGTCCGGCCGGGGATCGGTCCGCCCCCCGCCGCGGGCCGCCTCGGCGGTCACCGCAGGGACCGCGCCGCGCGGTAGAGGAAGGACGCCATCTGATCGCGGAGGACCGGATCGCCCGGGCAGTAGGAGTTGCCCCGACAGCCGGCCGTGATCCCGCGCTCGGCGATGGCGCCCACGTTCCCGGCGTGGGTGCCGTTCGGGGGGACGTCGTCGAAGGTCGGCCGTACCGGGTCGAGCCCCATCGCCCGGGCGATGAACGAGGCCATCTGCTCACGCGTGACCGGGTCGTCGGGCCCGAACCGACGGGCGCTGTAGCCCTTCGCGATGCCGGCCGCGGAGACCGAGGAGATGGCTTCTGCGTGGGTGCCACCGTTGACGTCGTCGAAGGTGTTGTCGGTGCGCTTGGGGATGTCGAAGGTGCGGTAGATGAAGGAGGCCATCTGTGCCCGGGTGACCCGCTCGCGCGGTGCGAACGTCGTCGCGGTCTTGCCCTGCGCGATCCCGGCGGCGTTGGCCCACACGATCGAGTACTCGTGGGTGTTCCCGTCGTCATCGATGAACGGTGCGAACCCGATCGAACGGATCTGGCTCGACGGGGGCCTGCCGCCAGCGCCGGCGAAGGGGTCCCCCGCAGCGTTGCGCACGGTCGTCGCGAGGTCGCACCGCAGGCTGTTGCCGGCGTACCCGTTGCGGTTGCACTTCCGCGACTGCGCTGCGGACGCCGTCGTGGAGAACTCCTTGGTGCCCTCAGGACCCGTCACGCGCAGGACGCGGGGTGAACCGCCCGCCGTACGCGACATGATCTCGACCCGCTGGATGCGCGACAGCCCGAGGCCGGTCACGCGCCGGAACTCGGCGTTGGAGGCGACCGCCGTCCAGCTGCGCATCGGGTTGACCGCGTCCAGCGACCACGGATCGTCGACCGACACCAGGTAGGGCACGGCGGTCCCGTAGGCCCACGAGTCCTGGCTGGCCTCGGTCCGCCCGCCGTGCGACGACGAGTAGTACGTGTTCGCGATGTTCCCGTTGCCGTCCACGAGGTAGCGGCCGGACGTCGCGGCCACCGCGTCGACCCACCGTTGACCGGTGGCCTCGATCTCCTTGTCGAACCCGACGAAGACTTGGCAGGCGGCGGTGGCACAGGTGACACGGTTGCGGCCCAGCACGTAACCGCGGGCGATGATGACCTGCGCCTCGAGGGCCTGCTGGCCGCCGCTCGCCCCCCAGGACGAGGGCACCTCACCGAGCCCGCGCAGGTAGCTCTCCAGCGGGAGGCGGTTGGTCACCCCGAGCTTGCCCTCCCCGTCGCTGCGGTACTCGACGCGGCCGTAGGCGTACTGCCGGGTCCCGAACGGGTGGTAGGTCCGCAGCCGCGCGCCGGCCGTGCGGACCTCGTCCATCGAGGTCAAGGACACGTGGAACGTGCCGTTCCCCCCGTGGACCAGGTCGTTCGCCGCATCGCGCAGCTCCACCCGGTTGACGTTGTCGGTGCCCCCACCGCGGACGGTCCAACTCGTCCCCGCGGGTTGGGTGACAGGGTCGTGGGCCGTGCCGTTGGGTTCGACGTAGCGCCAGGTGATGGCACCGCCGACGGCTTCCGCCGGCGTCGAGGTCACCCCGCCGGTGGCGAGCTGCACGGTGACCCGCTGCGGCGAGTCCGTGCTCCAGGTGCGTTGCGCGGTGCCCGGGTAGTAGTGCTGCAGGATCTGGCTGTGGGTCCGGCCTTCGCGGGACATGGCGTAGGCGCCGTACTGGGACATGCCGACCGAGTGGCCCCAGCCGCGGCCTCGGAGCACCACGCCCGGGTTGGGGTCGGGCTGGTCGCGCACGGAGGGACGCAGCGGCGTCCCGCTCTGCGCGCTGCCCGCCGAGGCGGGCAGCAGCGTCACGGCGAGCGCAAGGGCGAGGACGGACGAGGCGAGGCGGGTGCGCCGGGTCACGCAGGTGTTCCTTACGGCTCTGGGGTGGGCCTCCGCCTAGGTGGCGTCGGTTCCGTCGGTGGGCTCGGGCTCCGGCTCGGCGAGTTCCTCCTCGTCGGCGGCGCGTTCCTCGAGGAAGTGCAGGGCGTTGACGAGGAAGGTCGCCATCTGGCCGCGGGTCACCGACGCCTTGGGCAGGAAGGTGCCGTCGGACCGGCCCGACGCTATCCCCGCGTCGGCGATGGCGCCGATCTCTCCGGCGTAGCCGATCACGTCCGAGAAGCGTGCGGCGGCCTCGGGGTTCAGGTCCAGCTCCAGCGCGCGCGTGATGATCACCGCCATGTGCTCGCGGCGCAGCGGCTCGTTCGGACGGAAGGTGTTGCCCGCGTACCCGGTCAGGATCCCGGCCTCGACCAGCGCGTTGATCGCACCGGCGTGGACGAAGCCCGGATCGACATCGTTGAACCGGGCGCCGGGGATCGGCTCCAGGCCGAGGGCCTTGGACAGGAAGGTGGCGACCTGGGCACGGGTGACGTCACGCAGCGGACGGAAGGTGCGGTCGGGGTACCCGGTCGTGATCTCGCGGGCCACCAGCTCCTCGATGGCCGCCGCGTGCGGGCTGCCGGCCACGTCGGTGAAGCGCGGCGCGGTCGTGGCACCGGCACCGTCAGGGACACGGTCCCACTTGGAGGACTCCGCCTTGGCGTTGGTGCGGATGCGCTCGATGTGCTCCATGATCCGTCCGGGGCAGGAGGTCTGTCCCACCTGACGGTGCCCGACCACGGTCGGGTAGCTCGTCGAGTAGCGCCACACGGTGCCGTGCGTGTCGATGCCGTGGATGCCGGCCTTCCACCCGACGACGCGGTCGAGCGCACGCAGGATGTCGGCGTTGGGGGCCAGCTGGGAGTAGGTCCCGATGACCGAGATCCCCGTCGAGCCGGTGTTGAAACCGGCTGCGTGCGCCCCGATGACCGCACGGTCGAGGCCGCCGGCCCGACCCTCCCAGAGGCCGCCGCACGGATCGATCACCACGTTGTAGCCGAGGTCGCTCCAGCCGTTGTGGTTCTGGTGCCAGCTCTGCATGCTCCGCATGGTGCTCGCGACCGCATCGTGGCTGCAGGTGCCGTCCGCCTGGCGCAGGTTGTTCTGGGTGGCCGTGTGGTGCAGGACGACCTGCTGGACGCCGTTGCTCGCGACCGACGGGGTGCCCTTGAAGGGCGCCGCTCCCCACGAGGCGCGCGAGTTGACCCCGGCAGGCACGGTCGCGGCCTCGGCCGGGACGGGGCGCGGGGTGAGGTGACGGACGAGCTTGGCGACCGCGCCCTCGTTCAGGCCGCCACCGTCGATGAAGCCGAGGGTCACCCCGGTGAGGTCCTCCCCAGGTGCCTCGACCTGCACGTGGCGGCCCTCGAGGGTCACCTGGAGGTCGGTGAGACCGACGGCCTCGGCGTCGACCGCAGCGGCTGCTTCCTCGGTACCGGGGTCGGGGGCATCCAGGCCGTCCTGACGCTCCAGCGCGAACCAGGGGGTCCACGTCTCGCCGTCGACGCTGGTACGCACGTTGATGGCATCGAGCCCCGTCGGGAGCTCGGCCCACAGCGCCGTGAACTCGATGGGGGCGGTCACGACGCCCGACCGCTGACCGGGCGTCGGGTCACCGACCGGGCCCTCGAGCCCGTCGACGACGACCTCGGCCACCTCCGCCGTCGGCACGTGCGCGAGGTCGAGCTCCGCATCGACCACCTCGGGAGCAGCGACCTCGGTGGCCACCGCTGCGGGGATGACGCCCACCGACAGCAGGCTGGTCAGGACGAGCAGAGACACGACACGACGTGGTGGGCGCACCCGGGGTCCTCCCCTTCGATCTACCTCCGGGACATCGGCCACGATCGCCCCGAACCTGAGCACGAGTCACAGACGTTGACACGTGCAACAGGACGCCACAACAACGACACGCGGCGCTCCCGAGTTCCCGAACGTCCACTGGACGTCGTCTGCCCCAGCCAGCGTGCGGCTGGCGCAGCCTCGCAGCTACGGCAGATCCTGCGGAGGCCGTCGACCGCACCGTGCGTGGTCCGCGCCTCGGACCCCTCCGCGGTGCGTCCAGAGCCTGTCAGGAACCTTCCCGTCGACCGCGACGTACGCGGCTCCAGCGGTCAGGACCCGGGCGTCTCCACCGGGGCGCCCCAGCGCACCGACGCGAGCACGCCGTCGAAGGTGTCGCGGGCGCGGTCGAAGACCTCGGGCGCGTCCGTGCTCCCCGGCAGCGGCACCGGCTGCGCCAGCACCTCGACCTCACGCGCCGGCACGATCACGACCAGCTCACGGGTCTCGGCGGCGCCTTCCGAAGCCGGGGTGAGGAACTGCAACCGGGTCGCTGGGACACCGCCGACCTCGATCGCCTCGTCGACCTCCAAGGTCGCGCCGCTGTCCTCGATCTGGCGGCGCCACTCCCCCGGAGTGACCCCGCGCCGGTGGGTGAGGAACATGGCGACCACGTCCCCCGACGGCCGCTCCTCCTCGCTGACATCCCCACCGAGCGGCACGTTCGCGATGCTCAGCAGGGTCTGGCCCTCCTCGAAGACCGTCCACCCGTCGGGCAGTTCGAGCGTCAGGTCGCGCCACGCCACGGAACCGTCGGCGCCTCCCCGACCGCAGGCGGCCAGGACCAGCGCGAGGACGAGCAGCAGCGAGCGTCGCGCGACGGGCACGAGCACCTCCGGAGGACCGCGAGCGCGGAGGGTACGGCGAGGCCGACCGGGGGCGGACCGTCAGCCTGCGCCGTGGGTCCGCGGCCCGTCGTCGTCGGACGCGCCGGTGACATCGGCCACGTCGGTGACGTCGACGACCTCGTCGCGTTCGTGCAGCTCGTCCATCAGGAGGGCGAGCTGCGCGGTGGTGCGCAGCGGGTCGTCCTCGGGCTGCGGTGCAGCGAGCCGTTCGTCGCGGACCGCCGGGATCTCGTCGGTGGGATCGGCGAGGTCGTTCACGGCCACGTCCGGTGCCACGGCCGGCTCGGGCTCGGGCTCGGACCGTGGTGCGGCCTCGGCCTCGGGCTCGGGGGGCACCACAGCCACCGGCTCGGGCTCAGGGACGGGATCGGACTCGGGGGTGCGCCCGACCACGGCCTCGGGGGCGGGCTCCGGTCCTGGTGTCGGCGCCACCACGGGGTCGGGTGCCGCGGGTGGCGTCACCGTGCTCGCGAGCTGGGCGGCGAGGCGAGCGGCCGCTGCCCCCGACACCACGTCGAGGTCCTGTGGTGAGGCCGGAGGGGTCGACCGCTCTGGCTTCGACGCCGTGACCACCTCGGGGGTGGCTGCGTCATCGGGTCGGTGCGGTTGCCGGGGGGAGGGTGGCAGGTCGCGGACGACGCGCACGGAGGGCGCGGGGCGGCGTTCGAGCTCGGCGCGGGGGGTCGACAGGGGTGGGCCCGACCAGCGGTCCGGCGCGGCCTCCGCGACCTCCGGCTCCGCGGTCTCCGGCTCGATCGGTTCCGGCTCGACCGGCTCCGGGTCGACCGGCTCCGGGTCGACCGGCTCCGGGTCGACCGGCTCTGGATCGACCGGCGCCAGGTCCGCGATCTCAGGCTCCGCGACCTCCGGCTCCGCGACCTCCGGCTCCGCGAGCTCCGGCCGCGCGGTCTCCGATGCGGCCTCGGCCACAGCCTCCGCGAGCTCCGGCTCCGCGGTCTCCGGCGCGGTCGCGGCCACCGGCTGCGGGCCCACCGCTCCCACCGGCTCCGATGCCTCGGGCCCGGCGACCACGGGGTCCTCGTCGGCCTCGGCGCTGGGCTCAGCGAGCGGCGCGTCGGTGACCTCGTCGACCGCCACCTCGTCGGAGGGCTCGGCACCGTCCGCCGGGGAGGAGGGGACCTCGCGCCGCGGGGTACGGGCGGTGCGGTCGTCGATCAGCACCACCTGGGCGACGGTGCCGGCACCCTCGAGCGCCTCGATACCTGCCTGGAGTCGGACGCGCGGGGTGGCGTCGCTGCGGGCGAGCAGCAGCACGGCGTTCAACGCACCGGCGGCCGCCAGCACGTCGCGGTCCGCCAGCGGCGGGAGCGCGACCAGCAGCACCTCGAGATCCTTCGGGAGACGCTCGGGCAGCGCCGCTGCCGCACGCATCGCCTCGTCGAGGTCCCGTCCCGCACCGAGACGCGCGAGCTTGATGTCCCGTTCGAACGTGACGGTGTGCCCGAGCGAGGCCCCGTCGCGCACGACCTCGAGCAGCCCCTCGTGCGGCGTCGCACCGCTCGCGACGTCGACGATGAGCACGCTCGCGCCCTGCTCGGCGAGGGCGACCCCGAGCGCGTCGGTCCACGCGGCCGCATCGACGCCCCGTCCGGTCCCCGACAACCCGAGCACCACCCGCCGCCCCGCCCGGGCGTCGAGGACCGATGCCGCGAGATCGCCGGCGCCCGCCGGCGAGACCTGGGTCGGCAGCACCCCGACCAGCTCGCCGCCAGCCGAGCGGACGTGCCGAGGCCCTCGGATGGTCGCGTCGCCGGCATCGACGGCGATGGTGATGGCCAAACCGATGAGGATCGCAGCGACCGCCACGGCCGCACCGACGAGGGGCTGGCGGGGCAGGATCCCCGGCGCCAGCACGGTGACGATCAGACCGACGCCGACCAGGCCACCGACGGCAGCGCGCAACAACCCACCGCGGCGTTCGACGACGTCGAGCGCCTCGACGAGCCACGCGGGGCGGGATGAGAGGGCCATCGTCGGCCGACGCTAGCAAGGGCGGCGCGGGAGGCCCGACAGGTGCCACACGCCGGTCGGCCGGAGGGCCCACACCGGGTCTCCGGTAGCGTCCCGTCGATCGTGCGCAGCCTCGGAGGTCGGGTGGCCACGTCGGACCCGTCAGCACCCGACCGCGCGAGCGGCTTCCGCCGGCTGTCCGACGTCCGCCGGCTCGTCAGGTACGTCATCGCCGGCAGCACCGCCGCCGGCTCGCACCTGGCGACGTTGACCCTCCTCGTGGAACTGGGCGGGCTGCGCCCGTTGGTCGCGTCGACCGTCGGCTTCGGGGTGGGGCTGGTGGTGTCCTACACCCTCCAGCGGCGCTGGGTCTTCGCCAGCCTGGGCCGGCACCGCACCCTCCTGCCGCGCTTCCTGACGGTCATCGCGGTCGCCCTGCTGCTCAACACCGTCGTGGTCCACCTCGGCACCGAGGTGCTGACCGTGCACTACGCCCTGGTGCAACTGGTCGCGTTCGGCCTGATCCCCCTCAACAACTACGTCCTCAACTCGCTGTGGACCTTCCGGTGAGGCGGACCGCCGTCGGCGTGGCTGCGACCGCGGCTGCGTGCTCCGGTGGCGCGACCACAGCCGACCACGCGGCGCGGGCGGCCGTCAGCGCGTCAGCCACCCCGCTGTCCGCCCGAGCCAGGTGCACCGCCCAGGCCAGCACCGGCGGTGCCTGCACGGCCGCGGCCTCCAGCAGCCGTCCGTCGCCGCGGGCGATCCCGGCGAACAGCAGCGCCTTCGCGCGGTGGAAGACGCTGCCCCAGGCCAGGTCGGGAGGGACGGTCGGCTCGTCGGTGACCTCGTCCCAACGCGGTGTGTCGGACAGCGGGGGCTGCTGGCCGGTCAGGAAGGCGACCTCGGTGTCGACCCAGCCGAGGCGGAGCCGCTGACGGGCAGCTCGGGGACCATCGGTGAGCGCCTCGACCGCAGAGCGTGCGGCGCCGAGCCGGCGCACCGCGCGGGACGTGTCACCGACCCCGACCGCGTCGGCCACGAGCGAGACCCGCAGCATCGCGGCGTCGACCTCGTCCTCGGCCCGCAGGAGGGCAGGCAGCTCGCGCGCCTCCGCCTCGCCGTGCAACCCGAGCTCGCGCAGGATCCGGCCCCGCTCCGCGGCGATCCACGGCGCCAGGAGGGGTAGCTGGACCCGGTCGAGGTGCTCCCAGGCCAGGTCACCGCGGCCGAGCCGGCCCCACACCACGCCGTGCCACACCGGGACGGCAGCCTCGTGCCGCCAGCCCACGGCCAGGTCCACGTCAGGGGGAAGCAGCGCCGTCAGCGCGTCGTCGGGTGGAGGTGGGGGCAACGAGCTCATCCGGCGCGCTCCTCGACGCCCGCCATGCCACGGGCGGTCCACCTGCTCAGCCGCTGCACCCCGACCTCGTTGAGGTGGTACTCGTCGGCGAACAGCTCGGCGCGGTCGTCGAAGGACCGGGCGTCGAGCAGCGGCAGGTCACGGGCGGTGGCCACGGCCCGCAGCTGCGTGTCGAAACGCGCCACCTGCTCGCGCGTGACGACGTCCGCTGCCACGAGGTCGGCGGTCATCGCTGGCAGGCGCACGATGGTCGGCCGCACCCCCCGGTTGGCGAGGCCGTCCAGCAAGGTCTCGAACGCCTGCTGGCGCGGGCCGCCGGCACGGAAGTCGGCCATCGAACCGTCGCGCCGTTCGGCCAACCGCTCCGGATCGCGGTGGTAGCGGACGTCGTCGAAGCCGAGGTAGCGGCCACCGTCGTCGATCTCGCGCCGAGGCCACCCGTCGACCGGCTCACCGGCGTTCCAGGCCACCACGCTCGCCGGTTGACGCAACGCCGACCGGTAGCGCACCAGTTCGGAGACCCCGGAGGCGGCGTGATCGAGCTGGCTGAGCCACCCCGCCTGCCCGGTGAAGCGGCGGAAGCCCTCGGCCTCGCGGAAACGCTCCACATCGGCCGGATCGAAGGTGCTGGCGTTCCAGTCCCGGACCGAGACCCCGATGACGGCCCGCTGCGGGCCGAGCACCGGCACGACCACCTCCGGGTACCAGACCACCCAGGCCTCGGTGCCCGAGCCGGGGAGGGCCGCGTTGTAGACGGGGCCCGGCACGCCCTCCTCGACCAGCGTCGCGGGGTCGAAGCCCGCGTTCACGATCGACGAGCCGACCAGCACCGTCGTCGCCGTGCCCCGTTCCTGCATCTGGTCGACCTTCACGTCGGCGAAGGGGTTGGCCCACCTCGCCGGCGGTGGGAACGCATCGCCCGCCGCCCGGACGCCCAGCTCGGCCAGGGCGACCACGACCAGCACCGTCACGAGGACGGCGGGGACGCGGCGCTTCGGACGCATCGTGGACCTCAGAACTGGAAGTAGATGAACGGCTGGATGGGCTGCCCGGAGAAGACCACGAACAGGACGGCTGCGGTGCCGTACGCCAGGCCACGGGCGACCCGCGGCCAGGTCGGGAACGGCAGCTGCCACCCGGTCCGTCGCTGGGCGAGGTCGATCGTCAGCGTCAGGACCACCGCGGCCGCGAGCACCCACGGCAGGTCGAGCGGGAGGTCACGGTCGCGCCAGGTCACGATCGCGCCGATCACCGACCGTGCGTCGGCGAACGTCGGCGCCCGGAAGAAGATCCACGCGAACGTGACCGCGTGGAAGGTCACCAGGATGCTGGGCAGGTCCCGCAGCGCGAGGTCCCGGCGTCGCTCCGGGCGACGCAGGCGTCGGTGGACGACCAGGAACGCGCCATGGAGGCCGCCCCAGATCACGAAGTTCCACGACGCTCCGTGCCACAGGCCGCCGAGCAGCATCGTGATCATCAGGTTGCGACCGGTCCGCCAGGCGGTCCCACGGTTGCCGCCGAGCGGGATGTAGAGGTAGTCGCGCAGCCAGGTCGACAGCGAGATGTGCCACGTCCGCCAGAAGTCGGTGATGTTGGTCGACAGGTAGGGCTGCTCGAAGTTGCGCATCAGTTCCACACCGAGCAGACGGGCCGAGCCACGCGCCACCGCCGTGTACCCGGCGAAGTCGGCGTAGATCTGGAGCCCGAACGCGTAGGTGGCCAGCAGCATGTGGAGCCCGCCCATCTCCCGCGGCGCGGCGTAGGCATCGTCCACGTACGGGCCGAGCGCGTCGGCGACCACCACCTTCATCAC
Protein-coding regions in this window:
- a CDS encoding polysaccharide pyruvyl transferase family protein, with product MTAEAARGGGRTDPRPDVAAGRRGVVVAGWLGSTNLGDELLFRALTRQLRARGAEPTAISTDPAATTAVHGVEALPHLDPPAWWRAARADRRLVLGGGGLLQDESSRWNVPYHLSRVAVGRGAGARVVAVGLGGGTLHAPSKAAVLALLRTVPVGARDRLTASQLRTIGCRHVRLTADLAFSLPPSTEPAHDELVVCLRPRNVGGGWRPASSNWQRGLPSAAQLTALAARLGDLARALGLSLRFVALQADRDGPLHEAIAARVTGVDVVAVRPTVDTVLDEVARGRLVLGMRFHAAVAGLLAGRPVLAAPYSSKVAELASDAPRTVWQLGVPLTRVVPMHAEEALRVGDHHRAAELAALVARERGNGRLLDALLEETS
- a CDS encoding UDP-N-acetylglucosamine 2-epimerase, with protein sequence MTDTLHVFIGTKAQYVKTAPLLRLMDDRGVAYRLIDSGQHAALAAELRGELGVRAPDVTLGGSRDITTIPAAIRWALAIAWRLVDGRRLRRELFGGRGGICIVHGDTPSTLLATLLARRAGLEVAHLEAGLRSRSVLEPFPEELIRRIVMRLGAVLFAPDDVAAANLHRRGLGGRTVRTSANTVVDALRYSLGDTPVAPTGPAVVTMHRVENLHRAERVRGFVDLVERLAARGPVTFVVHGPTESTIAPHRSRLEAAGVELVPLLAHARFTRMLAAAPLVVTDGGSIQEECALLGVPTLLWRAQTERPDGLGVNVVLGRYESAVLDRFVDDHEALRRPPLTAQVHPSAEILTTLEGRLADRR
- a CDS encoding S8 family serine peptidase, whose product is MRGRVSRLAGRFRLGVTSLLAVSLVVHAVPAVADPGAGTSSVDAQVSALLAELDTAAPSADAAMVGEAVADRLLVTFQPGTSDAGMERVLGAAGHDDVVAGFGVQVLEVDPTTAESTVATLAAAPEVASIQPDRKLAFRTAADPLRGDQWWWRNTGQQARGADLSFQRGRANIDIGAHSAWRASRGRAGVVVAIVDTGLDIHHPDLKPNLWRNPRPGTSSFNCTGDIHGCNFSGHGPSGQVYADATEDAHGTHVAGVVAAAENDVGTVGVAPRVRLMSVKFLRGTDGAVSDGIRAMQYAVESGAHVINASWGVEGRVTERDLQRCGQRESGNCALAALERTIRDARIPVVVAAGNSGYYRDRETCVRHVLDDMPEYPASSTAPNVISVTAVDNRGEVPCFANVSTTLVDVAAPGVAVLSTLPEGHYGELDGTSQAAPTVTGAVALAISETGVRDGARIARAVRQGARPFGSLGNTSRPSGTTRAGLASAPGTMQALGADLGACRGGAPRAPFPDLHRSDVHTLNVDCIVHHGLAGGFRDGTYGPAQTVTRGQVATFLANLVRTAEDLPVPRRGQFSDLAGDVHRDNIEALAVLGIVSGYHDGTYRPANRVTREQFASLLVRTYEHLARGSVRVSGNRFPDVGGVHERNVRVGSQLGFIEGRADGRFEPRAGVTRAQLGSLLRRALDKLVNDRVSRVG